The following proteins come from a genomic window of Palaemon carinicauda isolate YSFRI2023 chromosome 12, ASM3689809v2, whole genome shotgun sequence:
- the LOC137650907 gene encoding uncharacterized protein, which produces MGLPHHTYLTTRYLFTLRSNRVSEMLSISTSVKLRKSQGKEGKKMAATNMQVNVADEECDDGGNEGRCGYCEVFVEFGIQCDECQRWYHDEATCSNSINATSEIFQSRNIIYKCPRCVETANPNCSWVRQSWENMTKLSINIEEMKVNVQ; this is translated from the exons ATGGGGCTGCCCCACCACACCTACCTAACTACCAGGTATTTATTCACCCTCAGGAGCAACAGAG TTTCAGAGATGTTGAGCATTTCG ACATCGGTTAAACTTCGCAAGTCGCAAGGGAAGGAGGGAAAGAAAATGGCAGCAACTAACATGCAAGTGAACGTCgctgatgaagaatgtgatgacggaggtaATGAGGGAAGGTGTGGGTATTGTGAGGTCTTTGTCGAATTCGGTATACAATGTGATGAATGCcaaagatggtaccatgatgaagcaACTTGCTCAAATTCAATAAATGCCACAAGTGAGATTTttcaaagcaggaacatcatttataaatgtccaagatgtgttgagactgcaaatcccaattgttcatgggtcaggcaatcatgggaaaacatgacgaaactaagcatcaacatagaagagatgaaggtaaatgtacaatga
- the LOC137650583 gene encoding uncharacterized protein, whose translation MNSNVLKRIDEVFQSQIDLGIIEKVEDFEEYKRKFPKYFFISHSPVIKEERDTTKVRVIYMANLAEKRHDGSKGISLNQCIHPGYNKNFKISDALTMMRFDKFILGFDISKAFHRLAIDGENSSKCLFYWFKDVESRDFTPVVYRSKRVIFGMSVSPYLLQCCLYKMLILETYGDTEEIQELKKRIFQGSYVDNFLIGCADEDKVEMVHREASTIFEQHKFPLQQYVTNYSQFQRDIDCKVGTETPQEVKILGMCWDRYNDILKATCVKLNVEANTLWQILSSVMSIFDLNNTNLPVLNRCKIFLRQLQSDYVDKWDTSLHGAQLNEWRNIASQFNNGERLEIPRYMGSRKSNFDIIVMSDASKNFIGCVIYLQERDSKLVSFVSAHNKILNKNLKGRTMPVLELTAVEYALQRAFDLYKMLTSCIVPIAVNDIMLFSDSTIALSWLADYENLRTKLQKRSVYVNNRIANIVDLCKSTHSVKLAHVGSNENAADFTTRLVSFSKLRNSCYLTGPKMLREDLNLLEWLVIPNPGMINDVDIPKLVVNKASVEDMSVGTVVDLTKHSSLDKAIKVLMKVKLFINKLRLRINSKSQQSIALLDASYKKCSNDLLKLDQQNCFPDLQDFFTSKRKAKKSIPELVSRMNVFCDSDGILRVKCKMGKMSKGMMSRTPILISNNSDFGRILIMDTHVKFNHSGTYYVLHKLKPAFFLLKGFSTVKKVVNECYHCKRFNSRPVKVNANDYREWNVNPIKRFFSVCFIDYFGPYFTRYGSDKVKTYGVIFKCIWSHMINVEIVTSCDSKGFLLAFQNSCLQLWFA comes from the coding sequence atgaacagtaatgttctaaagcgaattgatgaagttttccagtcacaaattgatttgggaatcattgaaaaagttgaagattttgaagaatataaaaggaaatttccaaaatatttcttcattagccacagtcctgtaattaaagaagaaagagatactacgaaagtaagagttatttacatggcgaatcttgcagaaaaaagacatgatggcagtaaaggcattagtctgaatcaatgtattcacccaggttataacaagaattttaaaataagtgatgcattgaccatgatgaggtttgacaagtttatacttggatttgatatttcaaaagcctttcaTAGATTGGCCATTGATGGTGAGAATTCCTCAAAATGTCTCttttattggtttaaggatgttgaatctagagattttacaccagttgtgtatcgctcaaagcgagtaatatttgggatgtctgtttctccatatctgttgcagtgctgtctttataaaatgctaatattggagacatatggtgatactgaagaaattcaggaattgaaaaaaagaatcttccaaggcagttatgttgataattttctaattGGTTGTGCAGATGAAGATAAAGTTGAAATGGTTCACAGGGAAGCCAGTACAATATTTGAGcagcataaatttccattgcagcagtatgttactaattattctcaatttcagcgtgacattgactgtaaagttggcacagagactccacaagaggttaaaattcttggcatgtgctgggacagatataatgatatactaaaggccacatgtgttaaattaaatgttgaagccaatactctttggcagattttgagttcagtaatgagtatatttgatttgaataatactaacttgcctgttttaaacagatgtaagatcttcctcaggcaattacagtctgattatgtagataaatgggatacttctcttcatggtgctcagctaaatgaatggagaaacatagcttcacaattcaataatggtgaaaggctagagattccaagatatatgggtagcagaaagtctaattttgatataattgtaatgagtgatgcgagtaaaaactttattggatgtgttatttacttgcaggagagagattcaaagttggtatccttcgtatctgcccataataagattctgaataaaaatctgaaagggcgaactatgcctgtactcgaactcactgcagtagagtatgcattgcaaagggcttttgatctgtataaaatgctcacttcttgtattgtgcctattgcagttaatgacataatgttgttttcagattctacgattgccttaagttggctagctgattatgagaacttgagaacaaagcttcaaaagagaagtgtatatgtaaataatagaatcgcaaatattgtcgacctctgtaagtctacacactcggtgaagttagctcacgtaggatcaaatgaaaatgctgcagatttcacgactagattagtatcgttctcaaagttaagaaactcttgttacttgaccggacccaagatgttacgggaagatttaaatttactagaatggcttgtaattcctaatccaggcatgattaatgatgtggatatacccaagctggttgtaaataaggcaagtgttgaagatatgtcagttggtacagttgttgatttaactaagcattcttcacttgacaaagcaattaaagtactaatgaaagttaagcttttcataaacaaattaagattaagaataaattctaagagccagcagtcaattgccttattagatgcaagctacaaaaaatgcagtaatgatttgctaaagcttgatcaacagaattgctttccagatttacaagattttttcactTCAAAACGGAAAGCAAAAAAGTCTATTCCTGAGCTAGTTAGTAGAATGAATGTATTTTGTGACTCTGATGGTATTCTTAGAGTAAAATGTAAAATGGGAAAGATGTCTAAAGGTATGATGTCGAGAACTCCAATACTCATTAGTAATAATAGCGATTTCGGTAGAATACTGATAATGGATACTCACGTGAAGTTTAATCACTCGGGTACTTACTATGTGCTACATAAATTGAAACCGGCATTTTTTTTGCTCAAGGGATTTTCAACAGTTAAGAAGGTTGTGAATGAATGTTACCACTGTAAACGTTTTAATAGTAGACCAgttaaagttaatgctaatgactatagagagtggaatgtgaatcccataaagaggtttttttctgtatgtttcattgattactttggaccatatttcacaaggtatggaagtgacaaagttaaaacctatggggtaatttttaaatgtatttggtctcacatgattaatgttgaaatagtgacttcatgtgattctaaaggatttttattggcttttcaaaattcatgtttacaactatggtttgcctaa